The Henckelia pumila isolate YLH828 chromosome 2, ASM3356847v2, whole genome shotgun sequence genome includes a window with the following:
- the LOC140885415 gene encoding uncharacterized protein, which translates to MSSKFNSLFLCMACVLFLMAAQSPSAAARRFLGVNPWCRTSSHKRLCTQMAKGAATWHDASSNAMQATLELAKRIQSMSGVLIKPAIASLEPQSRQSVLASCAEDFDIMISDLEDSIKALEVNDMGTLTVHLSAAYSTDCSDALAEFGIEDPFAKVSGVYLKMVDNCLAVVQQI; encoded by the coding sequence atgTCTTCAAAGTTCAATTCTCTCTTTCTTTGCATGGCTTGTGTTCTTTTCCTGATGGCCGCCCAGAGTCCCTCCGCCGCCGCCCGCAGGTTCCTCGGCGTGAACCCCTGGTGCCGCACCTCCAGCCACAAGCGCCTGTGCACTCAGATGGCGAAGGGCGCCGCCACGTGGCACGACGCCTCCTCCAACGCCATGCAAGCAACTCTCGAGCTAGCGAAGCGAATACAGTCCATGTCCGGCGTCCTCATCAAGCCGGCCATCGCCTCGCTGGAGCCGCAGAGCCGCCAATCCGTGTTGGCTTCTTGTGCCGAGGATTTCGACATCATGATCTCGGACCTTGAGGACAGCATCAAAGCCCTAGAAGTTAATGACATGGGGACGCTTACGGTTCACCTAAGCGCGGCTTATAGCACCGACTGTTCTGACGCCCTGGCGGAGTTCGGGATCGAGGATCCTTTCGCCAAAGTTTCCGGCGTTTACTTGAAGATGGTGGATAATTGCTTGGCCGTTGTTCAACAGATATGA